The nucleotide sequence TCATACTTTCTAAAACACTCTTGTCTTGCATCATCATCATGATAGATTTTTGCTCCTGTCCACCCATGACATTTGATTCCAAAGTGATTATTTGCTTTAACAGCCAACCTCCCTTTTCCCGAACCTGACTCTAAAATTCCTTGCGCAAGTGTTATGCTTGCTGGTATATTATAAGTACGCATTTCATGAATTGCGATATCTTTAAAAACATCAATATAATCTGTTGTGCTATTAATTATTCTGGAGGTGTTTGTAGTTTTAATTGGCTTTGCTTTTACAGAGTTAGAATCTTTTATCTCAACAACACGTTCCTTTATATTTTCTGCTTTTTTTCTAGTTATAGTTCTTTTTCTAGAACCACAGCTTAAAAAAATTATACCAATCAACACTATCAAAAAAATCTTCTTCATACTTTATAATTAATTAACGGTAATTTCTTTTGTTTTAATTTAAAATTCATCCCTTCTATACCCTGTAATCCTCCTGTATGAATTGCTAAAATTCTCGAGCCTTTAGGAAATTTTTTATTTTTAATCATATCTAAAATTCCAAACATCATTTTACCCGTATATATTGGGTCTAAAGGAATATTAAAATCAATTTTAAAACTGTTTAAAAACTGAATTAACTCTATATTTATTTTTGCATAACCTCCAAAATGATAATCTGTTATTAATTCCCAATTTTCGCTCCTTGCAAATTTACTAATATTGTCTTTTAAAAAATCACCTTTTAAAGCCGAAAACCCTAAAACTTTCTGATTTGAATTTATAGAATTTATTAATCCTGTAACAGTCCCACCTGTTCCTACTGGAGAACATATAATATCAAAATCTTCATCGGCTTTCTTTAAAATTTCCTCACAACCTTTTATAGCTAAATTATTGGTTCCCCCTTCTGGAATCATGTAAAATTCTCCAAATTCATTTTTTAATGATTGTAAAAAAGAACTTGTAGTTTTCTTTCGATAATCTTCTCTAGATATAAATTTAAATTTCATCCCTTCTTTGTAAGCAAAGTTTAAAGTAGCATTATCCTTAATTTTATCAAACAACTCCTCTCCTCTTATAACTCCTATTGCCTTGTATCCCTTTAGTTTTCCTATTGCAGCCACAGCAGCAATATGATTAGAAAACGCACCACCAAAGGTTAATAGTGTTTTCAGGTCAGAAAATTTAGCTTCTTCTAAGTTATATTTTAACTTTCTATATTTATTCCCGGATATAAAAGAATGTAGTCTATCTTCTCTTTTTATATAAAGCTCGACACCGTTTGAGTCCTGTATTTTCACTTCTTGATTTACGCTTTTATCTAAATTTATTGCCATCGTTGCGAATATACTTTAAAATTAAATTTGTTTTGCATTATCTTTGACATGATGAAATCAATTCCTAAAGCCGAAGATGGCGATTTTTATTTAACTCCAGAAGGTTATCGTTGTTTTACTGAACAGTATCATATAAAACGTGGTTACTGTTGTGAAAGCGGGTGCAGGCACTGCCCTTATGGTTATAACAAGGCTACCAATTCAAAAAAAGCCTAGCAGGTATTTCTTAATCTTCCTTATCATGCATTAATTAACATTATTTGGTATGATTATTGTTTAATTTATTTATATAAAAAACGCTCTGCCATAGAGTTTTAATGTTAATAACCCTCTCTAATTAAGAACATTAATGATTATTTAGTAAATTCGTTTTAACCATTAAAAAAAGAAGCAATGAAAAGATTATTAAAAATAATACCATTAGCAATACTCCTAATGGTAGTAATTACATCTTGCAGCTCAATAAGAGTTGCTGCAGATTATGACACAAATGCAAGTTTTGAGGGATACAAAACCTTTGCGTTTTTTAAAACAGGCATAGATAATGCTAAAATAAGTGATCTTGATAAACGTAGAATTTTACGTGCTATTGAAGCAGAATTACTAGCTAAAGGATTTATAAAGTCTGAAAACCCAGATATACTCGTAAGTATATTCACAAAATCTAGAGAACGTGTAAATGTTTACAATGGTGGATTCGGATTTGGTGGTTTTGGTTTTGGTGGATTCGGATTTGGTGGTTTTGGCTATGGTTATCCATTTTACGGTGGAAGATTTGGAAATTCTGTAACTACTTCTACCGAAGGGTTACTGTATATAGACTTTATAGATGCCGACAAAAAAGAATTAATTTGGCAAGGTTCTGGTTCTGGCTATTTAACACAAAATGTTGCTAAAAAAGAAGAACGCATTAAAGAGTTTGTTTCTAAAATTATTGAAGCATATCCTCCAGGTATAGCATCAAAATAAATGGCTTTTAAGCTTATAATAAAATAAAAAAGCACTCATTATGAGTGCTTTTTTATTTAGAAAATCCAATTATTGTAATTTGAAGAAGATTCTAAGCTCTCTTCTAGTATATCATCTAATTGCGGAAAGAAATCTATACCTGTTAAATTTTCGATTTTATCTACAGATACTACAAAACTAGATAAGGGTTTATTAGAATTCTGATGTTTTAATAAAAATGCTATCATCTTAGGTTTTTTATTATTATAATCTAAGAGCACTTTATAAAAATAATCTGGTACTGCCACATTCTCATTTCCTATGGTTTTAAGGCTTTCATTTAGCACACCACCAGTAACAACAAATACACCATCATATTTTCTCGCCCAATATCTCACTTTTTGTTCTAATCTATTCCAAATACCAGAATTAAATTCATGAGTCTGTGGAGAAATATTACTTGTTAAAAAAGTTTTATCATGAACAATTTTATTATATTTTCTATCTGCTGCTGGACATAAATGACCTCGATCGTAACCAGAGTTTTTGTAATTGTTCCAATGAGCCGCTTTTGTAGAAATTGCTTTATCTATCTCAAAATATGGGCGTTTAAAACTTCTATTAGATAAATGAGATTTCTTTAATTCATAAGCAACCCATTCTGCTTGCTCATAAGCTTCATTATAAGATAACGAATACCCATTATGATGAACGATTTCTTTTGTAGTACTCTTAGGTAAAAAGTAGTTGTTTGTAATTTCTTTTTGAGAAGAGGTTTCTTCTTCTATTTCCTTACTTACAGGTTGACTATCTAAATAAAAATCGTATAGATAAACTCCAATAAGTAATAGTAATGCTATTAAATAATAAATAGAACGCTTTTTCACAAATTAATTTTTAACATCTAAGGCATCCCTTAATGTATTACCCATAAGCATAAACGCCATAACCAAACTCATAATACACAACCCAGGTATTAATGCTAAATACGGTTTACCAAGAATAATATAATTATAATGATCTTTAATCATTGCACCCCAACTTGCCATTGGTGGTTGCGCTCCAATTCCTAAAAAACTTAGTCCGCTTTCTATTAAAATAGCTGCTGCAAAATTAGCAGCAGAAATTACAATTACTGGCGCCATAATATTAGGTAAAATATGCTTTATAATGATTCTAAAATCTGTAAAGCCCAACGCTCTGGCTGCAGTAACATATTGCATTTCTTTTACACTTATAATCTGCCCTCTTACTACTCTAGCAACCTCAACCCACATAGTTAATCCTACAGCGATAAATACTTGCCAAAATCCTTTCCCAAGAGCAAGTGTAATTGCTATTACCAAAAGTAATGTAGGTATAGACCAAGTTACATTAATAACCCACATAATAATTGCGTCTACTTTCCCTCCATAATATCCTGCAATACTTCCAAAAAAAATGCCAATAATCAATGAAATAAAAACAGCTATAAAGCCTATAAAAAACGAAATTCTCGCACCTATTAAAACACGACTTAATAAATCGCGTCCATATTTATCAGTTCCAAAAATAAATTTCCTTTCAGAAATATAATTCTCAATCTCATAAGGGAAACGGTTTAAAGAAATTGTTTTTATAATTCCTTCTAAACCATCTGATGCATATTCTTTATAAGATAAGGATTCATCAATTATTTTATATTCTGTTATTGGAACTTCTTCATTATTATCCCGTTTTCCAAAAAATATCTTGCTAAAAAACTTATCATCTACTCTTTGTTGTGATGGAATAGTTAACATCGTCACTTTAAAACCGGGTTCTTTAGAATGAATAGATAAATGCATTTGATTCGCATTTTGAGAATTATCTGGAGCTATTACATATGCAAATATTGAGATAAGGCCAACAAGTATAATAAACCAAAAACTTAAAACGCCCCAAAAGTTTTTTTTAAACTTTTGGAGCGCTAATTGAGATAATGAGTTATAATCTCTACTCACTTACTAATCTTTTACTGTTGTTGCTAGTTTTTTAATCCTAAACGATGTTTTTAAATCATTAAGCACATTAAGCGCTTCTTCCATATATACATCTTTGCTAAGACTATTGTGCCAACGTTTCCTTTTTTCTTTTAAAACAGTATCTTTTTCTATTAGCGCAACTTCGTAAGGTAGAGATTTGAAGGTTAGATCAGTTTTATAATCTGCTAGTTTTTCAAATTTCTTAGCTTCTTTTTCGTTATTATTTAATGCTTGTTTGTATTCTTTATAATTTAAAGAATACATATTTCTGTCTCTAATTTTTTTAATCCATTTTGCATTTTCGTCAATTAATTGCAATTGCTCACTCTTTTGCATTCTTTCATTACTCTTTTTAACAGTAGCTTCGTAATCAAAATAATTATCCCAAATATTATATTCTGCTGGTTGAATCTCATCCCAAGGTAATGGATTATCTTGATCTCTTTCTCCTATATCAATATAACTGTAACGGTCTGGAACAACTACATCACTTTTAACACCTTCTAATTGAGTAGATCCACCGTTAATTCTATAATACTTTTGTGTTGTAAACTTAAACCCTCCTAAATCATCATCATTTCCTCTAACCATACGGTTTAAATCAATAAGTTGTTGTACAGTTCCTTTACCATAAGTTTGTTTACTTCCTATAACAATAGCTCTCTTATAATCTTGCATAGCAGCTGCCAAAATTTCTGAAGCTGAGGCAGACAGTTCGTTTACTAAAATTACTAACGGCCCATCCCATGAGATTGATTTATCTTTATCCCTAAGCACTTCTTTTGGTTCGCCTGTAGATCGCACTTGTACAACTGGCCCATCTTTAATAAATAATCCGGCCATCTCTACTACAGTTTTTAAAGATCCACCTCCATTATTTCTTAAGTCTAATACAAGGCCTTCCATTCCTTGCTCTTTTAAGCGCTCTATCTCTACTTTTATATCTGCAGCTGCATTACGTTTATTATAATCTTTAAAGTCTGCATAAAACCCAGGTAAATTAATTACTCCAAAGTTTCTTCCTTCTTTTTTAACAATAGATGTTTTAGCATAAGTTTCTTCTTGTTCTACAACATCTCTTGTAATAGTTATATCTTCAATGCCACCATCAACTTTTTTGAGTGTTAATGTAACTTTAGTTCCTTTAGGGCCTTTAATTAGTTTTATAGCATCATCAATACGCATCCCTACAATACTTACTGCTTCATCTTCATCTTCTTGTTTTACTTTTAAAATTACATCTCCTACTTGTAATTCGTTTTGTCTCCAAGCTGGACCTCCCGATACAATTGTATTTACTGTTATTTTATCTATTTTTTTCTGAAGAACTGCTCCTATTCCTTCCAATTTTCCTGACATTTGAAAATCAAAGCGATCTCTATCTGTAGGTGCTAAATAAGCTGTATGTGGGTCAAACTCTTCTACTACCGCATTAATATATACGGAAAACCAATCTTCACGACGTCTATCATCGATAAAAGAAAAAAGTTCATCTAAAGACGTTAATGTAATTTGCCTTGCTTCTTTTTCGATTTCTATTATTGATTTTTGCTCCGTTTTTTCTTCACTTTTCTCTTGTTCATCAATAATATCATGATAATTTGCTATTGCAGAGAATTTTAATTGTTGTCTCCAGCGTTCTTTTAAATCTTTTTTAGATTTTGCATAATCTAATGCCTCATAATCTGCACTATAGCTTTCTTTCTTATCAAAATCAAAAGGTGTTTCTAGTATTTCTTTATAAATTGCTTTAGACTCTTCTTTACGTTGTAAAAGACGTTCGTGAGTAAGATTAAAAAAAGACAAGTCCCTATCCTTAATTTGGTCATCTATTTTAGTTTCATACGCCTTAAATTCTTTTATATCTGACTTGAGAAAATAGCGTTTAAAAGGATCAATTTGGTTTAAGTAATCTTTATAGACGTTTTTAGAAAAATCATCATTTATATCTTTAGGGCTAAAATGACCTTGATCAATCACATAAGTAATTAATTGTATTAAAAGTTTATCTTTATCGTCTCCATCTGCATCAATCTTTTTTGTTGTAAAGCTACATGATGCAAAAGCTAATAATAATGTAAGTAATAAAATGTTATAATTCCTTTTCATATATCTAAGTACTTGATTCGGTTTTTTAATTATTCAACTAAAATAAAGAAAAAACTATGCCAACATCACAGTTTCTCTACTAATTTTTTGTTAAACGCTGTAAAATAAGAATTTCAAGATGAATTTCCTTACTTTTGTTATGAATTAATTTGGAAGCATAAATGCATAAAAAACCTTTAATTTTAATTACAAATGATGATGGTATCACTGCTCCAGGTATTCGCACACTTATAAAAATAATGATCTCTTTTGGAGATGTTGTTGTTGTTGCTCCAGATAGTCCACAAAGTGGTATGGGGCATGCTATAACTGTAAATGACACTTTATATTGTAAGCAAGAACATATAGATGATGGACCCCAAAAAGAATATAGTACTTCTGGCACACCTGCTGATTGTGTAAAACTTGCTATTCATGAATTATTAGACAGAAGACCTAGTTTATGTGTTTCTGGTATTAATCATGGGTCTAACTCATCCATAAATGTAATCTATTCTGGCACAATGAGCGCAGCTATTGAAGCTGGTATAGAAGGCATTCCAGCTATTGGTTTTTCTGTTTCTGATTATAATTGGGATGCAGATTTCTCCAAAACAGGGCCTTATATTAAAACCATTGTTAAAAACGTTTTAAATAATGGGATTCCAAATGGAATGGTGCTTAATGTAAATTTTCCAAAAACAGAAGGAAACTACAAAGGAATAAAAGTTTGTAGGCAAGCTAAGGGTAATTGGCACGAAAAATTTGATCGTCGAAAAAGCCCACAAGGGCGTGATTATTATTGGTTAGCTGGGAAATTTGTTAACTTAGATAGAGGTGAAGATACTGATGAATGGGCTCTAGACAATGGCTTTGTTTCTTTAGTCCCTGTACAATTTGATCTGACTGCACATTATTATATTCAACAATTAAACTCTTGGAATTTAAATGATTAAAAAAGAACTTAGTATTGGAATGTTAATAGGCCTTATTGCAAATGCTATTGGGTTATTGGTGACTGCAACAATTTTTGGAAATGGCGATGGATTTATGAAGGTAATAAAGGCAGCTATCGCTGAAGATTTTATTGGGAAACTTATAAGTTTAGGTGCCATATTAAATTTAATTGCATTTTTTGTTTTCATAAAAAAGAAACAAGATTATAGAGCCAAAGGAGTATTGCTAATTACTATTTTTATTGCTGTTTTCACCTTTATTGTTAAGTTATAGTTTATTAAATGAAGTATTACATTATTGCAGGAGAAGCCTCTGGAGATTTACACGGCGCCAACTTAATGAAAGCATTACAGAGTTTTGATTCTGATGCTGAATTTCGTTTTTGGGGTGGTGACCTTATGCATAAAGTAGACAAAAACTTAATAAAACATTATAAAGATTTAGCTTTTATGGGGTTTTTAGAGGTGATTTTAAATTTAAAAACCATCACTAAAAACTTAGGTTTTTGTAAAAATGATATTAAAGCATATAATCCTGATGTGATTATTTTTATAGATTATCCAGGGTTTAATCTCCGTATAGCTAAATGGGCAAAAGAAAACAACTTTAAAACTCATTATTACATTTCTCCTCAAATTTGGGCTTGGAAAGAAAACAGAATTAAAAGTATAAAACGTGATGTCGATAAAATGTACGTGATTTTACCTTTCGAAAAAACATTTTATGAAGACAAGCACAATTATCCTGTTGAGTTTGTCGGTCACCCTTTAATAGATGCCATTTCTGATCGTGTGCAAGTAGATGAACAAAGCTTTAGATCAGAACATAAATTAAACGATAAACCAATAGTTGCATTACTTCCAGGTAGTCGTAAACAGGAAATAAAAAAAATGCTATCTGTGATGTTAAGTATTGTTCCTGATTTCTCAGATTACCAATTTGTTATTGCAGGTGCACCAAGTCAAGATTATGATTTTTATAAGCAGTTCATAGATAATGCAACAGTACATTTTGTAAGTAATAAAACATACGATCTATTAAGTGTATCTTCTGCTGCTCTTGTAACTTCCGGTACTGCTACTCTAGAGACTGCTCTTTTTAAAGTACCCGAAGTTGTTTGCTATAAAGGAAGTTGGCTATCTTATGAAATCGGGAAACGCTTGGTAAAACATATTAAGTACATTTCGTTAGTAAATTTAATTATGGATAAAGAAGTTGTTACAGAATTGATTCAAAACGATTTTAATACATCTCAATTAAAACAAGAATTATCATCAATTTTAGAAAGCACAAAACGAGAGGCTTTATTTTCAAGTTATTTTGAGTTAGAAGAAAAATTAGGTGGCAAAGGCGCTAGTAATAAAGTTGCACAATTAATTTATAATTCTATAAATTAGTAAATGCGTCAACTCTTACTCATCTTAGTACTTTTAACAAGCTGTTTTACCTCGTGTAAATCTTCAAAACGAGCAATAACTAAAAGTGCAACTACAGGAGTAATTATTAAACCTAAAACTACCTATGCAATAGCAGATAGTATTATTAAATATTCTAAAACATTTAAGGGTGTTAAATACAAGTATGGAGGAACCGATAGAAAAGGGCTAGATTGCTCAGGGCTAATTTATTTAGCTTTTAAAAGTGAGAATATTTTTATCCCTAGAGTTTCTTATATAATGGCTAAAGAAGGAAAACCTATTTCTTTAAGTGATGTTATTAAAGGCGATTTATTGTTCTTTAAAACTACTAAAAGCACAAAACGTATTAATCATGTTGGATTAGTAATAGAATCAAAGCAAGATACTATTACGTTTATTCATTCTACTACAAGTAAAGGTGTTATAACTTCAACTTTATCAGAACTTTATTGGAATAATACATTTATAGAGGCACGTCGTATTTTATAGGATTTTTCTTATCTTCCAACAATGAAGTTGATAAATTCTATTCTTATTAAGCTTACTTTATGTCTCATTTTCGGTATTATACTAGAGTATTTTTTCTTTATTGATTATAGTTCGATCTTATATATCAGTTCTTTTTTAGTAATTCTTTTTGGTATTGCATATTTTATTTCAAGAAACAAACATATTCAACACATTGGGTTTGGAATCATAATTTATTCTACAACAATTTCAGTGGGAATATTAACCGCTACATTACATCAACAATCTAATTTCAAAAATCATTATAGTAAAAATATCGTTAAAGAAAATGATACTACAAATACGATTAGTTTCAAGATTAGAGAAACCTTAAAACCTACTAATTATCAAAACAAGTATATTATAGATATTCTAAGAATAGATGATCGTGTTACTTCTGGGAAGGCTTTATTAAATACTTCTATAGATTCTACAGTTTTAAAATTGAATATCGATGATATTTTTATAACAACATCTAATTTTAAAGCTATTAATTCACCTTTAAATCCACATCAATTTGATTATAAAAACTATTTAGAAAAGCAATATATTTATCACCAACTATCTCTTAACAATAATGAATTACTTTTAGTTAACTCTAAAGTACATACTCTTTTTGGATTTGCTTCAAGGTTAAGATCTACTATAAATTTAAAGCTTAAACAGCATAGTTTTAAAGCAAGTGAACTTGCCATAATTAATGCTTTATTATTAGGGCAACGACAGGATATTTCAAAAGAAATTTATAGTACTTATGCTGATGCTGGAGCAATACACATTCTTGCAGTTTCTGGTTTACATATTGGTATATTATTATTTTTATTCAACTTTCTATTAAAGCCTTTAGAGCGATTTAAATATGATAAAAATATTAAAGCACTGCTTATTGTTATTTTGCTATGGTCTTTTGCTATTATCGCTGGTTTGTCTGCTTCGGTTGTACGAGCTGTAACAATGTTTAGCATCATCGCAATTGCTATGAATTTAAAGAGGCCTACTAATATTTATAACACTCTAGCATTTTCAATATTCATTTTATTACTAATAAAACCAGAATTTCTTTTTGATGTTGGTTTTCAGCTCAGTTATTTAGCTGTATTTTCTATTGTGATACTTCAGCCTATGCTATATAATCTTGTCCACATTAAATACAAGTTTTTTGATTTTTTTTGGAAAATTTTCACAGTAACTGTAGCAGCTCAAATTGGGGTTATCCCAATAAGTTTATACTATTTCCATCAATTTCCTAGCTTATTCTTTCTATCCAATTTAATTATTGTGCCTTGTCTTGGATTTTTATTAGGATTAGGGATATTTATAATTATTTTATCTTTATTAAATGGTCTTCCTGATTTTTTAGCTTCGTTTTATGGTAGTTTAATAAGCTTAATGAATGATTTTGTTAGCTGGGTATCACTCCAAGAAGCTTTCTTATTTAAAAACATTTCTTTTAGCTTAAGTAATGTTATTTTAAGTTATCTATTAATTTCTACTCTTATTTACACGTTTAAAAGGAAAAACTATCGAAGTATTATCTCAGTGCTCAGTGTTATCTTAATAATTCAAGTATCAGCGCTTATAAACAAGCAAAAAGATATTGATTCTCGATTTATTATATTTCAAAAAAGTAAGTTTAGTATGATTGGTTTACAAAAAGGAAAATCACTTATTATTCATCATAATTTAAATGACTCTATTCTTATTAAAGATAACATACTTACAAACTATAAAGTAGGGGAACATATAAAAAATATGATGTTTGATTCGATACAATCGGTATACATTTTAAACAAGAAAAAGTTATTAATTGTCGATAGTTTAGGGATTTATAATATTACTGAATTTAAACCAGATATTGTATTATTAAGGAATTCACCAAAAGTAAATTTAAATCGTTTAATCGATAGCTTAACCCCTGATTTAATTATTAGTGACGGTAGTAATTTTAAAATCTATGAGCGGCGTTGGAAAAGAACAGCACATAAGAAAAAGCGCCTTTTTCATCAAACTAATGAAAAAGGCGCTTATATATTTAATTCTAACTCTTATTAAATCTCTTTAAACTCTGCTTTAAAAGAAGCATAGTATTTGTCAAATGCTTCTTGACTTGTTAATGTTTTATAAGCGTCCGTTTTAAATAATTTTAAATATAATTCTAATTCTTGTGGTTGTTTAAATCCTACAATTGGAGCTAATAAATTTCCTTGCTCATCCATAAAAACTATAGTTGGATATGCTCTTATTCCTAAATATATAGAAAATTCGTGTGGGCTATTTCTGCGATTAGCCAATTCTGCCTTATAACCTGGGTTTTTATATACTTTATTTTTAAAATTAATTTCAGAATTCCCCTCTGCATTAAATTTTACTGCATAGTAGTTTTCATTTACATATTTCACAACGTCAGGATTATGAAATGTTTTGCTATCTAGTATTTTACAAGGACCACACCAATTAGTATATGCATCCATTATAATCTTTTTTGGATTCTCTTTTTGAAGTGCAACTGCCTCTTCTAAGGTCATCCAGTTTATCTCTTGTGCTATAATATTAACAGATGTAAATAGGGTTAATATTATTAGAATCGTTACTTTTTTCATAATCGATTTGTTGTGATTCAGGGCTCAAACTTACTAAATATTACACTTTATTTTTAATGTTTAACTCAAAATTATGACTCTAACTACTTAATTCCGTGCATTAATTTCCTTAAACGTTTGTTTAGCAAAACCAGTAATAATGCAGAACCAAATGAGCTATATACAAAAATAGAGAAAAATCCAGACATGGAAATTGACTTTGAAATTTCATCAATATAACTCCCTATGATTCCTCCTGTGAAGTTAGCTACAAAATTAGCTAGATAAAATACACCAAACATCAATGCCATAATACGCTTAGGAGAAAGCTTATTTACATACGATAATCCTACTGGTGATATCGCAAGCTCTCCAACTGTATGAAAAAAATAAGCCAATATTAACCATATCATACTTACAGAAGCAGTTTTTGCTCCTATCGGAATTGTACTTGCTCCTATTGCTAACATTATAAACCCTATTCCCAGTAAAGAGAGGCCCATAGCAAATTTAATTGGTCCTGAAGGCTCAATTTTCTTCTTGTTTAATGTTTTCCACATTTTGGAAAATAAGGGCGCCAAAGAAATAATAAAAAAAGCATTTAAAGTTCCAAACCATGCTGTCGGAATTTCTAATGTTTCATTATTAAAATTCTTATAATTTATAACACCCATTGCTAACCAAATAATTATAAAACAAGCTCCAAGAAATATAATAGATAACGAATATGTTTTACCTATTTTTTTGCTTAAAAGCACAAATACATATGTAAGAATTAACATTGGAATAATAGTTAATATTAAGCTTACAATTCTAAATGTATTTATAGAAGTACTCGTAGTAAGTGATCTTTGAGTATAATCTTGAGCAAAGATGGTCATCGTACCTCCAGCTTGTTCAAATGCCAGCCAGAAAAACACTATAAAAAATGATAATATGGCTACAACAGTTAATCGATCACGT is from Flavobacteriaceae bacterium and encodes:
- a CDS encoding LysM peptidoglycan-binding domain-containing protein encodes the protein MKKIFLIVLIGIIFLSCGSRKRTITRKKAENIKERVVEIKDSNSVKAKPIKTTNTSRIINSTTDYIDVFKDIAIHEMRTYNIPASITLAQGILESGSGKGRLAVKANNHFGIKCHGWTGAKIYHDDDARQECFRKYDNAKYSFRDHSEFLKRKRYANLFKLEIDDYKGWARELRRAGYATDKRYPQKLIALVERYNLTQYDEIVIGKKRKNKKEKVAEEIVKHIVVKGDTLYSISKRYNLTVKELQRINSIKGTEISIGQILNLK
- a CDS encoding 1-aminocyclopropane-1-carboxylate deaminase/D-cysteine desulfhydrase, which gives rise to MAINLDKSVNQEVKIQDSNGVELYIKREDRLHSFISGNKYRKLKYNLEEAKFSDLKTLLTFGGAFSNHIAAVAAIGKLKGYKAIGVIRGEELFDKIKDNATLNFAYKEGMKFKFISREDYRKKTTSSFLQSLKNEFGEFYMIPEGGTNNLAIKGCEEILKKADEDFDIICSPVGTGGTVTGLINSINSNQKVLGFSALKGDFLKDNISKFARSENWELITDYHFGGYAKINIELIQFLNSFKIDFNIPLDPIYTGKMMFGILDMIKNKKFPKGSRILAIHTGGLQGIEGMNFKLKQKKLPLINYKV
- a CDS encoding DUF4136 domain-containing protein: MKRLLKIIPLAILLMVVITSCSSIRVAADYDTNASFEGYKTFAFFKTGIDNAKISDLDKRRILRAIEAELLAKGFIKSENPDILVSIFTKSRERVNVYNGGFGFGGFGFGGFGFGGFGYGYPFYGGRFGNSVTTSTEGLLYIDFIDADKKELIWQGSGSGYLTQNVAKKEERIKEFVSKIIEAYPPGIASK
- a CDS encoding DNA/RNA non-specific endonuclease; its protein translation is MKKRSIYYLIALLLLIGVYLYDFYLDSQPVSKEIEEETSSQKEITNNYFLPKSTTKEIVHHNGYSLSYNEAYEQAEWVAYELKKSHLSNRSFKRPYFEIDKAISTKAAHWNNYKNSGYDRGHLCPAADRKYNKIVHDKTFLTSNISPQTHEFNSGIWNRLEQKVRYWARKYDGVFVVTGGVLNESLKTIGNENVAVPDYFYKVLLDYNNKKPKMIAFLLKHQNSNKPLSSFVVSVDKIENLTGIDFFPQLDDILEESLESSSNYNNWIF
- a CDS encoding ABC transporter permease, translating into MSRDYNSLSQLALQKFKKNFWGVLSFWFIILVGLISIFAYVIAPDNSQNANQMHLSIHSKEPGFKVTMLTIPSQQRVDDKFFSKIFFGKRDNNEEVPITEYKIIDESLSYKEYASDGLEGIIKTISLNRFPYEIENYISERKFIFGTDKYGRDLLSRVLIGARISFFIGFIAVFISLIIGIFFGSIAGYYGGKVDAIIMWVINVTWSIPTLLLVIAITLALGKGFWQVFIAVGLTMWVEVARVVRGQIISVKEMQYVTAARALGFTDFRIIIKHILPNIMAPVIVISAANFAAAILIESGLSFLGIGAQPPMASWGAMIKDHYNYIILGKPYLALIPGLCIMSLVMAFMLMGNTLRDALDVKN
- a CDS encoding tail-specific protease, whose product is MKRNYNILLLTLLLAFASCSFTTKKIDADGDDKDKLLIQLITYVIDQGHFSPKDINDDFSKNVYKDYLNQIDPFKRYFLKSDIKEFKAYETKIDDQIKDRDLSFFNLTHERLLQRKEESKAIYKEILETPFDFDKKESYSADYEALDYAKSKKDLKERWRQQLKFSAIANYHDIIDEQEKSEEKTEQKSIIEIEKEARQITLTSLDELFSFIDDRRREDWFSVYINAVVEEFDPHTAYLAPTDRDRFDFQMSGKLEGIGAVLQKKIDKITVNTIVSGGPAWRQNELQVGDVILKVKQEDEDEAVSIVGMRIDDAIKLIKGPKGTKVTLTLKKVDGGIEDITITRDVVEQEETYAKTSIVKKEGRNFGVINLPGFYADFKDYNKRNAAADIKVEIERLKEQGMEGLVLDLRNNGGGSLKTVVEMAGLFIKDGPVVQVRSTGEPKEVLRDKDKSISWDGPLVILVNELSASASEILAAAMQDYKRAIVIGSKQTYGKGTVQQLIDLNRMVRGNDDDLGGFKFTTQKYYRINGGSTQLEGVKSDVVVPDRYSYIDIGERDQDNPLPWDEIQPAEYNIWDNYFDYEATVKKSNERMQKSEQLQLIDENAKWIKKIRDRNMYSLNYKEYKQALNNNEKEAKKFEKLADYKTDLTFKSLPYEVALIEKDTVLKEKRKRWHNSLSKDVYMEEALNVLNDLKTSFRIKKLATTVKD
- the surE gene encoding 5'/3'-nucleotidase SurE encodes the protein MHKKPLILITNDDGITAPGIRTLIKIMISFGDVVVVAPDSPQSGMGHAITVNDTLYCKQEHIDDGPQKEYSTSGTPADCVKLAIHELLDRRPSLCVSGINHGSNSSINVIYSGTMSAAIEAGIEGIPAIGFSVSDYNWDADFSKTGPYIKTIVKNVLNNGIPNGMVLNVNFPKTEGNYKGIKVCRQAKGNWHEKFDRRKSPQGRDYYWLAGKFVNLDRGEDTDEWALDNGFVSLVPVQFDLTAHYYIQQLNSWNLND
- a CDS encoding lipid-A-disaccharide synthase; translated protein: MKYYIIAGEASGDLHGANLMKALQSFDSDAEFRFWGGDLMHKVDKNLIKHYKDLAFMGFLEVILNLKTITKNLGFCKNDIKAYNPDVIIFIDYPGFNLRIAKWAKENNFKTHYYISPQIWAWKENRIKSIKRDVDKMYVILPFEKTFYEDKHNYPVEFVGHPLIDAISDRVQVDEQSFRSEHKLNDKPIVALLPGSRKQEIKKMLSVMLSIVPDFSDYQFVIAGAPSQDYDFYKQFIDNATVHFVSNKTYDLLSVSSAALVTSGTATLETALFKVPEVVCYKGSWLSYEIGKRLVKHIKYISLVNLIMDKEVVTELIQNDFNTSQLKQELSSILESTKREALFSSYFELEEKLGGKGASNKVAQLIYNSIN